The following coding sequences lie in one bacterium genomic window:
- a CDS encoding type II toxin-antitoxin system HicA family toxin — protein MTKLPVVSGKETVRRLEKAGFVLVRQIGSHLMLRGGEPPVTLSVPNHKELKPGTLRNILSQAGITVKRFDGLK, from the coding sequence ATGACGAAGCTGCCAGTCGTATCGGGGAAAGAGACCGTCCGCCGGCTCGAGAAGGCGGGTTTCGTATTAGTGCGCCAAATAGGCAGCCACCTAATGCTGCGCGGCGGCGAGCCGCCGGTTACGCTCTCCGTTCCTAACCATAAAGAGTTGAAACCGGGTACGCTACGCAATATCCTAAGCCAAGCCGGAATAACCGTAAAAAGGTTCGACGGATTAAAATAA
- a CDS encoding type II toxin-antitoxin system HicB family antitoxin — translation MKVSYKCVFEAQEDGGFTVTVPSLPGCISEGDTYEEALANVKEAIAAWIKVSREYGDDVPPGDVAVELVTVEV, via the coding sequence ATGAAGGTAAGTTATAAATGCGTCTTCGAGGCCCAGGAGGACGGCGGCTTCACCGTAACGGTGCCGTCGCTCCCGGGGTGTATCTCCGAAGGCGATACGTACGAGGAAGCGCTGGCGAACGTCAAGGAAGCCATCGCGGCCTGGATAAAAGTATCGCGCGAGTACGGCGACGACGTACCGCCGGGGGACGTGGCGGTTGAGCTCGTCACGGTAGAGGTATGA
- a CDS encoding right-handed parallel beta-helix repeat-containing protein — MKKLLIVGVCLVIAVAGAYAIKLQDAYEKAGPGEGYDKLLVLDPKETYTGSCGVRIGKKSCIRGNGALVDLDGGSVQTGGNGTDLTVSGCCLINAGYYGAINVTDGARAQVDGNTICKGNGIAGVRVWEYSTATIKNNIIWDNATYGIAKHQNTGTLDILYNDVDNNKGGNYMYFCPG, encoded by the coding sequence TTGAAGAAACTGCTTATCGTTGGGGTTTGTTTAGTTATCGCGGTCGCGGGCGCATACGCGATAAAGTTGCAGGACGCGTACGAAAAGGCCGGCCCGGGCGAGGGCTACGACAAACTTCTCGTACTCGACCCGAAGGAGACCTATACCGGCAGCTGCGGCGTCAGGATCGGAAAGAAGTCCTGCATACGCGGAAACGGGGCCCTCGTCGACCTCGACGGCGGGAGCGTCCAAACCGGCGGGAACGGAACGGACCTTACGGTCTCGGGTTGCTGCCTTATTAACGCCGGCTACTACGGCGCCATAAACGTCACCGACGGCGCGAGAGCGCAGGTGGACGGCAACACCATCTGCAAGGGCAACGGCATCGCCGGCGTACGGGTTTGGGAATACTCCACCGCTACGATTAAAAATAACATCATCTGGGACAACGCCACGTACGGCATCGCCAAGCACCAGAACACCGGCACTTTGGATATCCTATACAACGACGTGGACAACAACAAGGGCGGAAACTATATGTACTTCTGCCCGGGCTGA